The Sorangiineae bacterium MSr11954 DNA segment GGAGTGAGCGATTTCCTGATTGGTGTCATCGTACGCACGCAAAAGGAGATCGAGCTTCTTGTCGCCGTACTCCGCAATGAGCGTATAATAGCCATTGTCACCCGTCGCCGCCGAGGTTCCGACGAGCGTTTCGGCGCGCATTTGCAGCGCAAATGCTTTAACGATGACCTTCGATTGCGGTACGGCGTCTCTCGTGCGCACGAATCCCGTCACCTGCGTACGAACCTCGCCCGTCAACACACGAATCTGGACGGGGTTGTCCAGCTGCGATGGGGTCCACGTCACCGACCCCGACGTGTCGGCCAACTTCTTCGTGCGATCGCTGCTGTAGACGACGAAATGGACGCTCTTCGCCGAGGTTACGAGATCCGCCTCGCTCAGCTCTGCGCGAAAATCACCCTTGTCGTCCGTGACGGCGACCGCTCGCGGCGCGGCCCAGGTGGCGCCGTCCTCCCAGAGCTCCACGTTGAGCCCCGCGATCCCGCGCAACGCGTCGTCGGACGTACCTCCGACCACTTTGCCACGGACAACGTACCGAGCGCAGCATCCTCCGCGATAGATCACGGGCAGCGGGGTTACCGGGATGGTGACACCACATTCGCCGACGTCTTCTTTCCAATGGATGACGTCTTTCGTATCGCGGAGAAGGACACCGTCTTGGTAGATGCGGAAGTAGAAGATGGCGCCCTTCTTGAGGTCGTCCCGGTCGATGATGACCGAAATTGCCCCAGCGTAGTTGGTGACGGCAAGTCCTCGAGGTGTCGTCCAGTCTGCCCCCGCCTCCCAGATTTCCACATCCAAATCGGGAATACCCTGAGACGTACCGGTTTTTACGACGACCGCGGTGACTCGAAAGCACGGATCTTCGGATGTTACGGGTGCATCGGTTGCATTCACGTGGATCTCCTCCATGCATTAAGGTGCAGACGGGCCGGCCATCACTCGCGCCGCGTCGGCAATGCGTACTCAATACGTTAAAATGACTATCGTGCAAATGAAATGTAGGGGGACGCCCGATTCGCTTCGCGACGTTGGCTCGGGCTTCGAGTGCTTAACCGAGGTAATGTCGAAGCGATTCCCAATCGCTACGTCGCGAACGATATTCGCGCGTAACCGGAGCAACGTGGGGGCGATTTTTCAATCGCTACGTCGCGAACGACATTCGAACGTGAGGCTCGATTTCGAGTGGTCGTTCGAACCCAAAGGTGGTGAACCCGACACCCACCTGAATCGCGCATTGTGTTGCGCTGTGGATGGTGTTGACCGTTTCATGTTGCGAAACTTCGTGAGGCTCGGGTCGATGCATTTGTACGCATCTCACGGATGCCGTTTGGCATCGGGAGCTGCATTGCGAACGTAACGACGCCTACACACTTCGCTGCGCGAACCGATCGCGGTACGCGCTGGGGCTCGTGCCCAAGAGGCGCAAGAAGCTGCGCCGCATCGTCTCCTCGGAGCCAAAGCCGCAGCGGTCGGCGACGCGCTTGACCGGCTGCATCGCTTCGAGCATTTGCCGCGCGGCCTCCACCCGCATTTGTTCGACGGCGCGCGCGGGGGTGATGCCCGCCGCTTCGCGGTAGCGGCGGACGAAGTTGCGCGCGCTCATACCTGCTTCGCGCGCCAGGGCGGTCACGGAGAGATCGGCGTCCAGGTGCTCGGCGATCCAGCCGTGCAGGCGCTCGAAGCGCGCGTCGTCCTGTTGGCGGGTGAGCGCCGTGCTGAATTGCGCCTGGTCGCCTGGCCGCTTGAGAAAGACCACGAGCTGCCGCGCCACCGCGAGCGCCATGGCGTGCCCGAGATCGGCTTCGAGCAGCGCCAGCGCCAAGTCGATGCCGGCCGTGATACCTGCCGACGTCCAAAATTTGCCGTCTTCGATGAAGATGGGATTCGGATCCAGCCGCACGGCCGGAAAACGACGCGCAAACTCGTCGCAGCGCTTCCAGTGGGTCACCACCCGGCGGCCATCGAGGAGCCCGGCGGTGGCGAGCAAGAACGCACCGCTGCACACGGACGCCACGCGGCGCGCGGAGTCCGCGCGGCGCTTTACCCAGTCGATGAGCGGGCGGTCGTCGCAAATGGGGTAAACACCAAAGCCGCCCGCGACGATGAGCGTATCGAGCGCGGTGGCCGGCGAGGGCAAGGGGAGGGTCGCGAGCCCGAGACCCGCCGAGGTCGTGACATGCTCTCCCTGCGCGACCACGAATGGCTCGTAAGGCGCCGCGTTCCCTGCCGCACGCGCGAGATCGTTCGCCGAGGCAAAGACCTGCAGCGGCCCCGCGATATCGAGGAGCTGCACGTTGGGAAAGGCGAGCAGCTCGATCCGGCGCGGCGGCGTTGGCGTAAATCGAGGGATCATTGGCGTTTCCAACTCAGGGTGGCGCATGCGATCACGAGGGTCAAACCTTCGACCCCGACCGGGAGATGGACGCCATGGCATTCCAGATTGGTTTTCTCGTTTTTCCCAAGTTGCAACAGCTGGATCTGACGGGACCGTACGAGCTCTTCGCGGAGGCGAAGTCATGCAACGTGCACCTCCTCTGGAAGAACCTGGACCGCGTTCGCTCCAGCACCGGCTTGGAGTTCACCCCGACCATGACCTTCGCGGACTGTCCCGCGCTCGATCTTTTGTGCCTCCCGGGCGGCGCTGGGGTCAACGCGCTCATGCAGGACGACGAGGTGCTCGACTTCGTCCGCGCCCGCGCAGCGAGCACGCGCTACGTGGCGTCCGTGTGCACGGGGGCGCTCGTTCTGGGGGCGGCGGGCATTTTGAAGGGCCGGCGCGCCACCACGCATTGGGCGTCGCACCATTTTCTGGAGCCGCTGGGCGCGATCCCGGTGCGCGCGCGCGTCGTTCGAGACGGCCACGTCTTCACCGGCGGCGGGGTCACCGCGGGGATCGATCTCGGCCTGACCGTGCTGGCCGAGCTCGCGGGGCGGCTCGAGGCCGAGACCGTGCAGCTCAATCTCGAGTATGCCCCCGAGCCGCCCTTCTCGGCCGGCAACCCGGATACCGCGCCGCAGGGTGCGGTGGACGCGGTGAACGCGCGGCTCGCCGCCGCCTTGCAAGCGCGTGCGTCCATCGTCGCCGAGCTGACCCGAGCAGGAGCGCGCCACCCGTCCTCGTCCTAGGACGAGCCGGATCAGGAGAGAACGGCCCGAACGCCGTCGGCTGCTTTCTTCAACACGGGCAAGAATTTTCGCTTCATCGCATCGAGGCCGACGCGGTTGGCCTGCGCGCTGACATTGATGGCCGCGTGCACCCGGCCGTGATGATCGATCAAAGGGACGGCGATCGAGCGCAGCCCCTCCTCGAGCTCCTGATCGACCACGCAGTAGCCGCGCTCGCGAACTTCGTCGAGAATCGCGCGAAGCTTGGCCTTGCTGGTGACCGTGTGGCGCGTGAGCGGTGTGAGCTCGGCGCGGGCGAGGCGCTCTTCGCGCTCGGGCGGGGGGAGAAATGCGAGCAGCACGCGCCCCATCGAGGTGGAGGCGGCCGGGAGCCGCGCCCCCACGCCGAGGTCGACGCTCATGATGCGGCGGGTGGCAACACGTGCAATGTACACGATGTCTTCCCCCTCCAGCACCGAGGCGCTGCACGACTCCTCCAGGGTTTCGCTCACCGTGCGCAGGTAGGGCGTGACGATGTCGGGCAGCCGCAAGGAGCGCAGGTAGGCGAAGCCGAGCTCCAGCACGCGCGCGGTGAGCGCAAAGCGCTTGCCGTCGAAGCTCGCGTACCCCAGCTCGGTCAAGGTGTGAAGAAACCGCCGCGCCGCGGCGCGGGTGAGATCGGCCCGCTCGGCGACCTCCGAGAGGGTCATCGAGGCGTGCGTCGCGTCGAACGCGCGAATGACTCGAAATCCTCGGTCGAGTGACTCCACGAACTCGGCGCTCTTCCTTCCCGTCACGGCGCCATGCTCCGACAGCAGGCGCGATCGGTAAAGCCCGAAATGCGACGCCGCCCGCCTTGACGGATGTGTTAGCGCTAATATATTAGGGCTCATACAATGGTCCATGGCTTGGGAACGAAGCTGCGCCGGCTGGTGAGCCTGCTCGACGGGGACGTGGAGCGCATCTACGAGCACGCGGGCGTTGCCTTTCGAGCGCGCTACTACCCCGTGTATCAGGCGCTGGAGGCGGAGGGCTCGTGCACCATCCGCGCGCTGGCCGTGCGCTCGGGGCTCACCCACTCGGCGCTCAGCCAAACCATCTCCGAGATGCTCGGCGCGGGTCTGGTGGTGGTCGTCCGAGGCGAAGATGCGCGGGAGCGCAAGGTCCATCTGAGCGCCAAGGGGCAACGGGTGATGGCGGTGCTCCAGCCCTATTGGGACGCCATCTCCGCCGCCGCGCTTTCACTGGACCAAGAGCTGGAGGTATCGCTGTCGCGGGCGCTCGATGGCGCGGCGGAGGCGCTCGAGCGGCGCTCCTTCTACGAGCGGGTCTCGGCGGAGCTCGGGGCCGCCGGCGAGCGCGCGACCCGTGTGCGTACACGGACACCAAAAAAGGCGAAGTAAGAACGAATGAAGGCGAAGATTCTTCTTTTGGGGTTCTTGTCCTCGTGCATGGCCACACCATCGCCCTCGGCGACGGCGGCCAAAGCCAAGCCGGCGCGGGAGGACGCCGCGAGCATCGTAAATGCTGCGGCCTCCGAGATCGAAAAGGGCTACGTGTTCGCCGACAAAGGTCGCGCGCTGGCCGAGCACCTTCGCGCGCGGCTGCGGGAAGGGCGCTACGCGAAGGCCGAGCGCACCGAGCTGGCGCGGAGGCTCACGGAGGACATGCGCGGTTTCAGCCACGATGGGCACCTCTGGGTCGAGTACCACGCCGAGGCGCTCCCCGAGGACGACGCGCGCGCCAAGCTCGAAATGGAAAAGCGCGACAACGACCGGTACTACGGCGAGCGCGTGCACTATGGCTTCGCGAAGGTGGAGCACCTCCCCGACAACATCGGCCTGCTCGATCTGCGGGTCTTCGCCCCGCTCGATCTGGGGCCGGAGGTGGCGCGCGCCGCCACCGCGGCGATGACCCTCCTGGCGACGAGCGACGCGCTGGTCATCGATCTGCGCCAGAACGGCGGCGGGGGCGATATGGTGAACTACTTGGCCTCGTATTTGTTCGACGATGGGCCCAAGCCCATGAGCGGTACTTACACGCGGGCCGACGACAAGGTCACTCCCGGTTTTACGGCCGCGAACGTTCCAGGACCGAAGCTCGGCGGCCGCAAACCGGTATATGTTCTCATTTCGAAGAAGACGTTCTCGGCGGCCGAAGCCTTTGCGTACGATCTGCAGGCGCTCAAACGCGTGGTCGTGATCGGTGAGCCGAGCGGGGGCGGCGCGCACCCCAACGACGATCGCAAATTGAGCCCGCACTTCGTTCTTTCGCTGTCCACCGGGCGCTCGATCAATCCCATTACGAATGCGGATTGGGAAGGGACGGGGGTGACCCCCGATGTTCGCGTCCCTGCCGAGGGCGCGCTCGACAAAGCGTTGGAGCTCGCGCGGGCGGCGATGGCGCGGAACAAGGCGCGCGCCGATTGAGCGCTATTCGCGGTTCACGTCGCGGCTTCTACGCGGGCTGTCCCACCTTCTTCTTGGTCAATGAAATAATGTCGTTCAGCGTTTGGATGTGGCGTATTTCGTCTTGGTCGATATGGATGCCGAACTCCGACTCGAGTTGGGAGATGAGCTGAACGGCCAATATCGAATTCATGCCCTCATACTGGATGAGATTTGCGTTCGGGTCGATTTCTTCGGGAGAGCGATTGACTGCGCTGGCAAATTTGCTCGTAATTATCCGTTCGACATCCATGAGCGATTTCCTCCATTGTACGGCGCCCGTTTCGATGGCGCGGCTACCGTAACATGCACGGCTCGGTTACGTCGATGTTCGTGCCAGGGTCGCGCGCAATTCATGTCGTTGACGCAAACGCACATACCGGTCAGGACCGAGTCGTCCTCGTTGTCGTTTTGCATACGCAAAAATCACGCTATCGAGCGTGAACACTCCACGCACCCCCAAAGCGCCGCAGCACGCGGTACACGGGGTAGCTCGACGCCAGAATCAAGAGCGAGTGAACGCTGTTGCGCGTATCGTCGGAGACGGCGCCCGCGAGGAAGACGACAGAGACGAGGAGCGCCAGGCCGGTGGTGAAAGGGTGGCCCCATGCGCGGTAGGGGCGGGGGGCGTCGGGTTCGCGGCGGCGGAGCACGAAGATGGTGACGAAGGCCATCACGTAGTTGGAGACGAAGAAGAAGGCCATCAGCGCGGTCACCTTTTGGAACGAGCCGGTGAGGATGAAGAGCACCGCGATGCCCGTGCTCGACAGGAGCCCCATCGTCGGGGTTCCGCCCGCGTTGATCTCGGAAATGGACGCGGGCAAGAGCCCGTCGCGGCTCATGGCCACCGGGATGCGGCTGGTCATGAGCTGAAATGCGGTGATGGCGCTGATCATGCTGACGATGGCCACCACCCGCACGAGATCGCCGCCGTGCTCCCCGAAGATGCGCGCGGCGGCCGTGCCCACGGCGACGGTCTCGCCCGCGATGCCCGACAGTGAGAGCACGTGAACCAGCGCCAGGTTCACCAAAAGATAAAGCGCGATGATGGAGACGGCGCCGCCGATCATCGAGCGGGGGACGTCGCGGCCGGGCTCGCGGACCTCTTCGCCGAAGTAGATGATGCCGTACCACCCGTCGTACGTGTAGATCACCGCTTGCAGCGCCAGCACCACGGCGGTGGCCAACGGGATCGTGCTGGCGCCCGTCGCGCGCGGCGCAGGCGAGGTGTCGGGGGCGGCGCCCGGGGTGAGCGCGAAGAAGGCGACCAGGAGGACGAGGAAGAGGAGCGCCTTGGCCGCGCTCGACGCGTTTTGAAGGGCCGCGCCCCAGCGGATGCCGCGCGCTTGCAGGAGGGCGATGCCGGA contains these protein-coding regions:
- a CDS encoding helix-turn-helix domain-containing protein is translated as MIPRFTPTPPRRIELLAFPNVQLLDIAGPLQVFASANDLARAAGNAAPYEPFVVAQGEHVTTSAGLGLATLPLPSPATALDTLIVAGGFGVYPICDDRPLIDWVKRRADSARRVASVCSGAFLLATAGLLDGRRVVTHWKRCDEFARRFPAVRLDPNPIFIEDGKFWTSAGITAGIDLALALLEADLGHAMALAVARQLVVFLKRPGDQAQFSTALTRQQDDARFERLHGWIAEHLDADLSVTALAREAGMSARNFVRRYREAAGITPARAVEQMRVEAARQMLEAMQPVKRVADRCGFGSEETMRRSFLRLLGTSPSAYRDRFAQRSV
- a CDS encoding acyl carrier protein is translated as MDVERIITSKFASAVNRSPEEIDPNANLIQYEGMNSILAVQLISQLESEFGIHIDQDEIRHIQTLNDIISLTKKKVGQPA
- a CDS encoding S41 family peptidase encodes the protein MKAKILLLGFLSSCMATPSPSATAAKAKPAREDAASIVNAAASEIEKGYVFADKGRALAEHLRARLREGRYAKAERTELARRLTEDMRGFSHDGHLWVEYHAEALPEDDARAKLEMEKRDNDRYYGERVHYGFAKVEHLPDNIGLLDLRVFAPLDLGPEVARAATAAMTLLATSDALVIDLRQNGGGGDMVNYLASYLFDDGPKPMSGTYTRADDKVTPGFTAANVPGPKLGGRKPVYVLISKKTFSAAEAFAYDLQALKRVVVIGEPSGGGAHPNDDRKLSPHFVLSLSTGRSINPITNADWEGTGVTPDVRVPAEGALDKALELARAAMARNKARAD
- a CDS encoding DJ-1/PfpI family protein, with amino-acid sequence MAFQIGFLVFPKLQQLDLTGPYELFAEAKSCNVHLLWKNLDRVRSSTGLEFTPTMTFADCPALDLLCLPGGAGVNALMQDDEVLDFVRARAASTRYVASVCTGALVLGAAGILKGRRATTHWASHHFLEPLGAIPVRARVVRDGHVFTGGGVTAGIDLGLTVLAELAGRLEAETVQLNLEYAPEPPFSAGNPDTAPQGAVDAVNARLAAALQARASIVAELTRAGARHPSSS
- a CDS encoding MarR family winged helix-turn-helix transcriptional regulator; translated protein: MVHGLGTKLRRLVSLLDGDVERIYEHAGVAFRARYYPVYQALEAEGSCTIRALAVRSGLTHSALSQTISEMLGAGLVVVVRGEDARERKVHLSAKGQRVMAVLQPYWDAISAAALSLDQELEVSLSRALDGAAEALERRSFYERVSAELGAAGERATRVRTRTPKKAK
- a CDS encoding helix-turn-helix domain-containing protein, producing the protein MTGRKSAEFVESLDRGFRVIRAFDATHASMTLSEVAERADLTRAAARRFLHTLTELGYASFDGKRFALTARVLELGFAYLRSLRLPDIVTPYLRTVSETLEESCSASVLEGEDIVYIARVATRRIMSVDLGVGARLPAASTSMGRVLLAFLPPPEREERLARAELTPLTRHTVTSKAKLRAILDEVRERGYCVVDQELEEGLRSIAVPLIDHHGRVHAAINVSAQANRVGLDAMKRKFLPVLKKAADGVRAVLS
- a CDS encoding APC family permease, producing MGTIGQGGKRPRGTLLRVLGVGFGLAVTIGNTVGAGILRTPGEIAAQLPNAAIFLAVWLAGGAYALLGALTVSELGAMMPRSGGYYVFARRAFGDFPAFVFGWTDWFAQAGTISGASIVVGECAGELFPALRGHHVAIAVATASGIALLQARGIRWGAALQNASSAAKALLFLVLLVAFFALTPGAAPDTSPAPRATGASTIPLATAVVLALQAVIYTYDGWYGIIYFGEEVREPGRDVPRSMIGGAVSIIALYLLVNLALVHVLSLSGIAGETVAVGTAAARIFGEHGGDLVRVVAIVSMISAITAFQLMTSRIPVAMSRDGLLPASISEINAGGTPTMGLLSSTGIAVLFILTGSFQKVTALMAFFFVSNYVMAFVTIFVLRRREPDAPRPYRAWGHPFTTGLALLVSVVFLAGAVSDDTRNSVHSLLILASSYPVYRVLRRFGGAWSVHAR